The DNA region CAGGTGAGAAGAGGGCGGGCAAGGTGAGCCACCGCTCTGGGTGGACAGCCCACCCTCACCGGCCGCGGCCGGGGTCCCCCGCGTCGgcgaaggaaggggatgggggcgCCCCCCGGGTCGGCGGCGGACTGTGGCCCGGCGGGAGGGCCCGACTCACCGTTCAGCACGGCCTTCATAGGCGTGTGGGAAATGCCCGGCGTCGGCAAGCGAGGGGCCCGGTCCCGGCTGGTCCCCGCTGCCGGCTCCGTGGGGCCGGGCATGGGGCTGCCCCCAGGGGAGCTCACCACCTGCGGAGACGGCAGGCGCTGGACGAGGAGTGGACGGAGGCAGCCCCAGTCCCCGCCGGCAGGACGgggccggcccgccgaggggggCCACGCGCGGCCCGGGGGCAGGGGAGCGTCTGTACCTCAATGGGGGTCCGCAGGATGCCGACGCTGGGGGAGCGGGGATCGCTGACGTGCGCCAGGTGCTTGTTGAGGAGGGGGTCGGAGACGGGAGTGACGGGGCAGCTTTCGGAGGCCCCCATGGCCTCAGGCGGCGCGCCACGACCCCGCCGCCTCGGCCGGGCCCGCACTCCCGTCCAAGCAGGGGACAGCAGCCACAGAGTGCCGCAGCCGCGATTCAAACCTCCCGCGCTGCGGCCGGCCGCCGCCCCATTGGCCCCCGCCCTGGAGGAGGGCCGCCTCGGCCCGCCCCCCACGCCCGCCTGTTGGCCAGCTCCGACGCCAGTCTCCCGAGGGTGCCGCCCCGCAGCGAGGCCCCTGGGGCGTTTCTACAGCGACCACTCTGGCACATCACCCCGGCTCGCGCGCCGCTCGCCATTCGCTAGAGAATTAAGCGTCCTCCAAGCTGATTGGGCGGCTCTGGAAGGCTCCTGAGGCCTGAAGTTGGCCGAGGGAGGTTGGCTCCCCCCGTGCCTCCATTGGCCAGCTCTGTGGGAACGACGGTCAAAATTCATCTGCCGGATGTCAATCTTCAAGGGACTCCCCGCCCCCGACCCTCTCTGCGACGCTATTGGCTGAGGAGCCCGGCGCGTCGGCACGGCCGTTCCGTGCGGCTGTCCGTAACTGCAGGAAGGCGGCTGCCATTGGACGAGTCGGTCGGGTTGCACTGCAGGGGGGCGCTGTGCCCGCCGCTCGGCCTCTCCGCGGCTGTGCCTATGCGCCACGGGATTGGCCAGAGGCCACTTGACTACGCGGGTCTCTGATTGGTTAGGGTGGGGCTGTGGGTGGTGCTGCAGTGAGCCGCTGTCATGGCGGAGCTGAGTGAGGCGCTGCTCTCGGTGTTGCCGTCCATCCGGCTGCCCAAGGCCGGTGACCGGGTTCACAAGGATGAATGCGCCTTTTCCTTTGACACGCCGGTAAGTGCAGCCCGCGGCCGACCTGCGCCGCCCGCCTGGGCTGCCCTCCGCCTCgctcctgctccccagcccacccaaGCACCCGGgtgccgccggcgcggggcgctcTGGGACTTGTGGTTCCCTGGCGGCCGGGGCCGCGTGCGGTCGGGCGGAGCGCGTGGCCGTGGGGACTTCAGCACCCAGCAGGCCGCGCGCCGCGCTCCTCTCGGCCGCGGTGCGCTGGGGGCTGTAGTTGTCGCGCCGGGGCGGGCGTGGGCAGGTGGCTCACGCCTctgggcagcggcgcggcccgccccgcgcACCTGGGGAGCGAGCCCCCCCTCCTTCCTGCCGCGCGGGGCATGGCGGGACAGGTAGTTCTGTGAGGAAGAGGGGCGCGGGCGTGCCCCagagccgggcccggcccgcggcgccggtGGGCGGGGCGGAGGTACGCCTTGCCCGGCTCCGAGCTGCCCCCGGTGCCCCTCGGCCCCACCGCCTGGCCTAGCCTGGCCCGGCAGGCTGGGGGCAGGTTGGTGCTGTGTCATTAAGATGGCAGTAGTCCCTTTTCCAGCTGACATCCCTGCCCCTCCCTCGCTTTGCCCGGCATGGGAGAACCTGGGGCGGCCCAGGCTGCAGGGGGTGAGTCCCCCACCTTGGCTTCCCGCACCGGCTCCCCTTGGGGCTGTGCCCAGCCCACCAGTGCCGGAAAAATGCGCTGCTGTCAGAGGATGCAGGTCCTTCAAGGAAGTAGGATGTGAAAGTCTGGTCCTCTCCCTGCCCGAGCCCTGCGGCAACACCTATCCATGTGCTCCCCTCTCTGTCTCAGCTGTCTGATGGTGGGAAACAAGCTGGGAGTTCCTTAGTGTTTTCCCTCTTGGTCAATCTCTATATTTGGGCCCCTccctctttgttttaaaaatagtatCTCTACGGAATGTGTGTGGAGTTTTCTAGGTGCTTGTGGGGTGGGGTGAACTCGCTCTGTATCTGTTTCAGGCTACCCACAAGCTTTGGGAAgcagcagtaaaaataaaaagttatctGTTAACCTTCTTCATGCTGTAGTTTGGCAAAGTCCCACATGACACCTGGAGTTAGGCTTTCAGACAGAGTGACACAGTTTTGTTGGTAAAGATTGTACCATGCTCTGAACATGTGAACTGGGTGTGCTATGGACTTTTTACAAGATAAGCTCCTCGGGAATCTCACTCAGTCTGGCCTGATTCAGTAGCATCCATAAAATCGACAGGCAAGTAGGTTTACAAATTCATTATCTTGATAGGAGCACCTATTCTTCTGGGACAGCTGGGCTAAGGCTTGACAGCTTATTTCAGGCTAGCTACTAAGAGGCTCATATACAGGAATGAACTGTAGCCATTAATGAATAATGAAGAGTAATTCAGTAGTATAGTAATAATGAATAATTCCTAGAGGTAAATATGTGCTTATCCTAACAGTTGAAATGGCATTCTGTAccagtttttcctctctcctttccaggAGTCAGACGGCGGCTTGTATATTTGCATGAACACATTCCTGGGCTTTGGGAAGCAATATGTGGAAAAGCACTATCAGAAAACAGGCCAGCGGGTCTATCTGCACCTCAAAAGAACACGTAAACCGGTAAAAACAGTTTGCAGAGTTTTCCCTCCTCTCAAATGTAACTGATATTTTTCTTGGTGAATCCCAATTCTTCAGCTCTTCTATTTTTCAATTATTGTATGGATTGCCCAAACTATTTCTCTCTGCCCTCCTCCCATTTTCACAGTAGCTTAGCTTCTGTCCTTAAGGCTTTCCATAGCATGCCTGTCCCCATAACTATTTTCTTATCCTCTCTGAAATAGAAGGAAGAAGACACCAACTCCAGTGCTGGGGATCCCCCAAGGAAGAAACCAACTCGCTTGGCTATTGGTAAGAAAGCACTTGTGTACTCTATATTCCTTGTTGTTTAGGACCAGTCCTTTGGAGCTTCCTGGCCACATGGTATGTCTCTGGCTTTTCTTTTCCTAGGCTGGTTGAGGCTAGTAGCCCCAACCTAATTCAAACTTAATGTTTTCTAGTGTGTCTTAGGAGGTCAGTTATTGCGAAACAGTTGTCGAGGTGGTAATTTTGTTCTATGTTCAAAGAACATGTGCTCTGCATCTTGGTTTCTGCAGATAAATGTTTTGCATCCTCCCTTAACTCTGTATGCCTGACTCAGTTTGGCATGGGTatatccagtgtggggctgttgCTTGATAAAGCTGTGTCCATTGTGGAGCTGAAGTGAGTTTGAGAAAATGGAGAGATTTCCcataaagcaaattattttttaaacttctcaGAAACTGAACTAGTGATTTTTATATAGAAGGGGAAGAAATTACTGGCAATGCTGTATTAACATTTTTGGCCAAATAATTCTTTGAAATATGAAGCCTGATACTGGAGGAAGTATATCTAAGCattcaaatattaaaaacaagCCCTTTTTTGGAATGAAAATGCTGGTGTTCCATTACtattttgcacaaactgaaaaaaactgtTGTGGGAATCAATGAAGATGCTGCAGGTTTCAGCTAGTACCTTCTGAACCATTATGGAGACCTATGAAGCAGAGGATGGGAACATCTTTAGCAGTAGCAGGTTCTTGGCCTTTCTGGAGGCTGACCACTAGAGGGAAATGCAGAACCTATACCTAGCTGGTCTTGCTTCTTGCTCACTTTTTCCCTAGCTGTGCCATTGTGTAGCAGAAATCTGGTGACCACAGTGCTGCCAGAGCACAAACACCAATATTAAGAGTTTCAGCCATTCCCCCTTTTTATAGTGAGTTGCATAGGCTCCCAAAGGTCACTTCTAGCAAAGTTAAGACTAGAATCTACATTTCTTCAGGTGGCCAATGCTTTTATCTGTGTGATTGTGCTACCTGTGCAGAGATTAGGCCCAGTCTGCATTGTGAGTTACTTCTGCATCCTCAATTCTACAAAGGTCCAAAACAAGTGTTCTCactaagtcagcaaatagcttcCTGTGACAACATTTTAGTGGTGTCAATGGAgcaggaaagaataaaagaaaacaacttgtgGTTGAGTCAATGATTTCAAAtccaggagagattttttttttcctcccttcttttagCCAAATTACGATGGTGGACTAATCCCAATATGGAAGATTTGCAAAAGTATCGGAGAGATTTCAGAGCAAAGTGTCATTGACTTTAATATCTATCCTTTGATCTCTCTGCACCTCAGCTCCCCTCTCTGTGGAAAAGAAATTTTAGTGCTTGCCTCTCATGCCAGCATGTTGGTTGAACGTATCTTTTGGAATTTATGGTGTTTAGATACAAcagtggggagggaggcagggacctCATGCTATTGAATGTATATGGGGAAGATGGGAAGGAGACAGTCTACCAGCTGAAGACCCTCTTTCTCATttggaacttcaggaggttcaCATAACAACACTTGGGGACTTCAGCAGTCTACTTTGGTTTGTGTAGAAATTGTACTACACAGGAATTGTCGTATCCTGAGGGATTGCATATTGCTTTATTCTGAAGTGATGACAGGAGGTCTCTCTTGGATGTGCTAGAGAGGCACAGGAAAGGATTATTTGGGTATATTGTTGCATGATGACCTCTCAAATGATGCTAGTGactgttttcaaatatttctaaaatcaCTCAGGCTTGCAGCATCTCCATTCCTACATGGTGTTTTGTGCGTAGTCCAAAATTGTTGCTATGTGAGGGGGGAATTGCAGGAGATGTTGTGAGAACCAGGTATTTTTGTCAACAATGTTTTGTACAAATACAGTAATGTTTTTCAGAACAACTGCAACGCATGCAGGCTTCTTGAGCCAGAGGCGATCAACTCTTAAAGTTACAGCAAAGACTCGTATTGCCTTCAGGGATCTGCTGCAGCCACCGCATGCCATTtctaaagaaataaaggaaactCAGTAACAAAAAAACATAGGGAGATGAGGCTGCTAGTAAGCAAAGTGCCTTCTGCCCTGTTTCTTTCTGGAATGTAGGGTGTGAATTCTTGGAGAACAGGAAAGGCCAAGATAATGTTctcaaaaacctttttttttcctgggtacCTCCATAAATCAGAAACTGTTCCTTCCATTGCTGCTGTTACTTTTCAGTGACTGTCCAGCCTGACTCATGGCAACTGGCAAATATCCTGTTTTGTAGGGAACTCCCATGTCTTTGTCAGCCTCTGGAAGGCAGAGAGCTAGGCCAGCAAGAGAAACTGCTAGTACTATACCTTTCCTAAGACTTTTTCTGTAACTCTGGAGATGACTAAGCACTCCTAGTTCTCTTTGTTTGAGCTCTGGACTCTGAATTGTCTTTtctggaaggaagagaagaaggggCAGGGTCTTGAAAGATACTGGTAGACCAGGCCTACCCACTAGGAGTTTGAAGATGATTTCTTCATGCACTTTTCCATTCGTCATCTTGGATATGTTGTGAAGGACAAGCAGCAATGCTTTATCATTGCTCTGTTCTTGCCATTGTCACTCTAaagcaggttttgtttttttctgattgtaGTCAAGGTCTGGAGATTCCTTCTAAGGACCTATGAAAAGCAGCTGGGGAAAGCAAGCCTATTGTCACTAGGCTTATATTAACTCCTGTGGAACTCCACACATCCAGCAGAAACTTTAGGATCCAGAAGCTGAAGAAGGATTGTGGATCATTGATCTAGAGCTTTGCCTTAATCATAGTGTCTTGTTTCTTGTAGGCTGTGGGCAAAGAAGACTTGCAAGCTATTTGGTTTGGCCTGTTACTACAATGCTTTGTCTTTCTGTAGGTGTAGAAGGTGGATTTGACATCACAGAGGAAAAGTTTGAATATGATGAAGAtgtaaaaatagtaattttcccAGAGCATCTGGATATTCCTCGTGATGGGCTGGAGGGACTACCAGACATGGTCAGAGACAGGGTATGTTTGGGTGGACGGCTGTGTTTTCTGTTGGTAGGGCGGAAATGCACCATTACTCAGAAAAAAACACTGTCCTGTAAAAGggatcctgcagagctgctgtgaaGTCCCAGCCTGGAGTAAGTAATAGTATTCTGCACTTATACAGTGCTTTATATTATGAAGTCCTGGCCTTTGACTGAGGCTCCTGAACAGTGCCTTAATGCAACTGACTTGCAGATCTGACCCTAAATACGGAGTGTTGTGGCACTGGGAACTAGGAATTTCTTTTCTTGTGCCCtttattctttttcctgctgtcctAATTCCAGATTGCCAGTGCAGTTGAGGCCATCCTGACAGCAGATTCAGCCTCACGGAAGCAGGAGGTGCAGGCTTGGGATGGGGAGGTTCGCCGTATTTCCAAACACGCTTTTTCCCTGCATCAACTTCAGAACGACATCCGCATCCCACCATGGTGAGCATACAGTTGAAGCTAGCTATATTCCTCTGTATTCCAGACCCACCCTGATCACTGTTGTCTTGTGTCTTGTGTCTGCAATGGGAACATTGCTCCAGCAGAGGATGAGATTTCTTTTGTGGAGCTTTAGCATGTGTCTGAGCGTGGCTTGTACAAATTAGTAAATTCAGGGGAAGGGGCAGCCTAAGGTATTTTAGGGTGCTCAGTGTCCTGgagtaaaagaagaaagagatcCCAGAAACCTTTGCTCTTACTGTGATTAGCGGGCGGCAGTGGAGAGGGCTTGGGAGGTAGAACCCAAAGGTTTCCCCCtaacagctcttttttttctgcCCTTTGCCAATAGTGGCTGGAAGTGCAGCAAGTGTGACATGAGGGAGAACCTGTGGCTGAACATGACTGATGGAGCCATCCTATGTGGTCGGCGCTACTTTGATGGCAGTGGTGGCAACAATCATGCGGTTGAGCATTACCGGGAAACTGGCTACCCACTGGCTGTGAAACTGGGAACGATTACTCCTGATGGGGCTGGTGAGAAGGGGGATCCCATGAGGGTTATAGATGCCAGGCTCCACTCAGACTGACTTTGGTTTCTGACAAGGCAAGTAAGTGAGGGTCGCCAGGTATCAAGCTAGTGTTGCCCATGTTATGATCTGGAACATGCAGTGTCATCTGATCCTGAACTTCCTCAGTCTGACCTGCTTCTTGTTGGAGGCAAAGAACTGGCTGATAAAACGTggccttccttctcccctccctcgtAATTTGAAGGGTCTTAGAATAGTTATCCAGATTTCCTTCTAATTTCCTGTGGTTAGATGTTTATCAAAGAATTTTATGTTCAAAGCTTGAGTAAAGAGTAGGTGGCACAGTAACCCACTTTTCTCATTCCAGGCACAGATGCACCCTAATCAATGACAAAGTTTTTTGTCTTGTCGTATATTCTGGGGGAACCTCAATATTCTGTCTGTAGTGCTACTCTcctgagaaaggagaggaaaacccAACTGTTCAGTCTGTCAAAACTGCCAGTTTTGAGCACTCTGTTCTCTCCATCCAGCAGTGAATTTTAGATCTCAGGCCAGGGTAAATCTCTTCCTCTTGGTTCCTCATAGATGTCTACTCCTACGATGAGGACGATATGGTGTTGGATCCCAACCTGGCAGAACATCTTGCTCATTTTGGGATTGACATGCTCAAGATGCAGAAGGTAAGGAGTTCCTGTGCAGGCCCAGAAGGGGGGAGAGTAGCAAGTCTGAGATTTATTAGCTGGATCCTAGCTTTTCACATTCCTGAGCATCGTTAAAATTCAGTCCCATGGCTATGCAGCACCATTCCTGatcaagaaaaatttttttttttattggacaGAGCTGCCTTGCCTCTTCTTTCCTGTCCCTCATGTTTATTCCATTGGAGTTCTGTGTCAGTACCCTAGTGTGCATAGTCCAAAATTGTTGCTATTTGAGGGGAGAATTGCAGGAGATATTGCCAGGAAGCTGCCCAGACTCTTAGCTTTGTTTGCTAGATTCAGTGTTGGTGCCTGATTTCCAGGCTCTTTTTCAGGGCATTATTCAGATTTCTCCCATGTAAGACATCTCTAATGTCATAGCATTCTTCCTGCTGCCTTATAAACGGGTCCTTCTGTCCCAGATATTcagatattttaaagcatttcgTGTATCTTCCTCTTCTCCTAATTTAAACAGAAATCCTAATCAAACAGAATGGATTTAGCTGTTTCTCTACAGCATAGCCCTTTTGGTACTGCTAATGTTCCCTTGGTCATCTCTGAGGATTTTCTCCTGTTCTCTCTCCTCCGCAGACAGACAAGACAATGACAGAACTGGAAATTGATATGAACCAGCGCATTGGGGAGTGGGAGCTCATCCAAGAGTCTGGAGTGCAGCTCAAGCCCCTTTATGGGCCTGGGTACACTGGTATCCGTAATCTGGGCAACAGTTGCTACCTCAATTCTGTAATGCAGGTGCTGTTCAGTATCCCGGACTTCCAGAGAAAGTAAGTGAGCTTAATTGCCTCTTTCCATTGGCCTGAGATCTACTGGAATCAGTACAAAGGTCCCTTAGGGCTGGGATCTTCTGTTGTAGGAATCCGGCTCAGAACTGTGTCTTTACCAGATGAATCCATACGTCCCTTAGATTGCCCTGATTTGCTTTGCAGGTATGTGGACAAGCTGGAGAAGATATTCCAAAGTGCACCTTCGGACCCCACACAGGACTTCAGCACACAAGTGTACGTAGAGTTTTGGTGAGAGGAGGAAGGCTGAGGCTGCCTGGGTGCGTCCCCTCTGCGCTGCTACAGTGTGTTTTGTTGCAGGTTTCTTCCTCAAGCCTTGCCTTTCTGTCTCCATGTCTGTCACCTGAGACACTGATCCTCTTGTGATCAGTAAAGATCTAAGACAAGAAGGTTCAGCTGAATGCCCTAGATGGAGAGGACAGAGTGCACCTACCTCAGTGTTCATGAGAGTCTCAAAAGATGTCTGAGGCCTAGCCATGATCTTATATGTATTATGTGGGGAATGCAGTACCATCTGTTACCATGGGGGGATTTCTGGTGGGTGTGTTCCATCTGCACTAACAGCAGAGGTGCTCGCTTTCTGCAGTGGAGGGAGATGGCTCAGAGCAAAGTTTTACAGAGGTTTAGGCAACTTTGCCTTGATGGATAACATATATGCCTGAAGAGATACGCTTATTCCTGCAAGAGCTATTGTGCAAGCAGTAACAGGACAATATACGGAAGAAGGAGCACAAGATTTGGGAGGGTATTTCAGTTTAAATACATGGGTTCTCTGTGTCTCTACATCAGCTCTAAAACACCAAAGCAGTGTTAGGAGGTTTGTGGGGAAAGAAATGGAGGGTGGCATTTGTGGAAGAGAGTTCAGAGGAGGATTCTGAGTTCAAAGAGATGCTCAATCTGGAGTGAGATGTTCATTTAGGAGGGGATTGAGTTGAGACAGCCAGAAAGATTTTTGCCTGGGCAAAGGAGTGAGTTGGTACAGCATGGTCCAGACAAATGACATCAGTGGTGAATTGGAATAGTAATGAATTGGAATAGCAGGAGGGTCTGGGCCTAGGAGAAATCATAGAGTGTTACTGTTGTCCATTATCTGCCTCATGCAGTAATTCTTAATCTTTCCCATGGGAAAATGTGATCAGTCTGCTCACACCAGTACTGCCTCAGGCAATTTCACTGTGCCTTGCTGTTTACTGTGCAGTTAGATACAGTGCTACTTTACCCATGTCAGGCTGCAACATAGTTTGGCTGTTAGACAGCTGCTGTGTGGCTCTGCACTGTCTGCCTTCTTGTCGAAAAATGGAAGTTGTTCCTTTATGTTCTCCCCACTGTGCAAGCAATGACTGAGCTTGGTGCCTGAAAGTCTTGGTGACTTTCAAGTGAGTGATGTCTCATGGGACCAGAGACAGCAGACCAAGATGAGATGATCTCAGCTGACACAGCAGAGTAAGCTGATCTCTATGAGATTGACAGTCCATGGTAGTGTTAAAACTGGATGGCTGATGTGGTTCCTGGAGTAAAAGGGATTGAAGAAGGCAGTTTGATGCTAACAGTGACTTCTTCATCATTCCAGAGCCAAACTGGGCCATGGGCTACTTTCTGGGGAGTATTCAAAGCCAGCTTCTGCAGATGGGGAACAGCAACCAGATCAGAAGGTGAGACTTAGACTCAGTATCCTCATGATGAGGGTGTGTGTGAAGTATGTGTGTGTTGGATGGAAAAGGAGGGAGAACCCTTTCTGGAGACCTGTCCCGGGGCTCAGCCTGGGGCCCTGTCACCTGAAGAAGAGCATGGCTAAGAGTAGCGTGTTACAGGCCAGGACACATGCTTGGCAAATTATGATCACCTTCCTCTTTTGCTCTGATATTTCCAGGGTGTGCAAAATGGCATTGCTCCACGCATGTTTAAGTCTCTCATTGGAAAGGGGCACCCAGAATTTTCCACCAACCGACAGCAGGACGCCCAGGAATTCTTTTTGCACTTCATCAACATGGTGGAGGTAATAGCTGAGTCTGTATGTCAAGTCTCAGAAAAGCCCATCTTTGTTTTCTACCCATTCAGTGCTATCACTGATATTAGGGgtcagggaggggaggggagaagccgGCAATTggagcagagaaagggaaagaacacAGTGAAATGGAGCAGCCAGGATCTGTGAGAGCAAAGAAAgagtgctgccttctgccaggctgTGTCTCAAGGGCTGATTGCTCAAAGAGAATCTCTTTTGTGAATGGCGCAGCTGGAGACCCATATTGTCTTCTTCAGAAGCAGGAATAGCATGGTTTCCTGGGGTTGGCTGTAGTTTCCTTCTTGCTAGCTTTTCCAGTGAACTGGGTGCAGAAGTGAATACTGTTTGGCCACATCCTgtgtggggctgctgctgctgtagatatttattttttacattccGATGCTACACCTCTGATGATTTTAATCTCTCCCTCTTCAGAGGAACTGCCGCAGCTCGGAGAACCCTAATGAGGTCTTCCGTTTTCTGGTGGAGGAGAAGCTGAAGTGCCTGGCCACAGAAAAGGTGAAATATACCCAGCGTGTGGACTATATCATGCAGCTGCCCGTACCCATGGATGCTGCACTCAACAAAGGTCAGTAACATGCAGAAGGCCAGAACAGTGGCAAACATTGTGGTTGGAGATTGTACTTTTCTTGCAGAACTCCATAAATGAGAAAGGGACTTCCTCAAGGAATGCCTTTACCACTTCTGAAGCCAGATCCTCCACCTGCTTTTCTTGTGGGATTGGGCTGTTTTCTCAGAGGTGATATGACATAGTGATGTCTCTCCAGAGCCTTTCCCTCCTACACCCCAAGCTGGACTGTGATTTAACAGCAAAATAGAACTGCAGTAGTACAACAGTGCTCACTGGAAGACATTTGTCTACTTTATGCTCCATTCTTGAGGGCTTGTATCTATAGGCCTATTCTGTCTCTGGGTGTTGCTTACACCAAGTGCTTTATGAGTACCTAGAGGTGGTCTTTGACTCCTCTCCTTTATTACCTAGACGAGCTACTGGAATATGAGGAGAAGAAGCGGCAGGCAGAAGAGGAGAAGCAGCCGCTGCCTGAGTTGGTGCGAGCTAAAGTGCCTTTCAGCTCCTGCCTAGAGGCCTATGGAGCTCCAGAACAGGTGGATGACTTCTGGAGCACAGCCTTGCAGGCCAAGTCTGTGGCTCTCAAGTGAGTGTGTGTGGGTGACTAGATGAACTATGATGAACTGGATATAGCTGCATCTTTTGGAACTTCTTTGTTTAGTTGCTTGGGGAAGAAGCGTTACCAAGGTTTTGTAGCCTTTTGTATCCTGCGCCTGCAGGACATCAAAGCACCCTTGTAAAACAGAGGGGAGATCAGTTTGTTAGTGCTGGAGGGTCTGCCCCCAAAGGATTACAGCAATGCTAGTGAAATCCTTACCACTAGCTTTCAGTTGCTGCAGAGCTATGAAGATACAGTAATAATCCAGAAAATGACCAGCTTTTGTTCTAAATTTGAAATTTAGCTTTAAAATCAGTAGCTGACAGAATATGGCAACACTGGTCTTGCTTGGTCTCTGGAACCTCTTAAAGGAAGTTTTTTAGCTATCAAAGTCTGAGGAAAAGCATTGAGTGTAACAGATGCATCAGTTTCAGAAACCAGAGCCCTGAGATAGAAtttctttcagttattttaaaggaTGCTAACTCAAATAGCAATATCAAAGCTTAAAAAGCAGCTTTAACTTGTCTCACTGCCTGCAACACATGCAATAGTGCAAAGGTGTAGTGAGAAGATTGCAAACTTAAGCAGCTTCCTGCTATGTTGCTACTGACTATATTTCTACAATGAGAGAGTTGTCCTCAAAGAACCCAGTAAGTCCACTAAAATGGAAGTGTTTTTCTAACAAATATTCTACTGTTAAGCAATAGCCACTATAAATTAAGTCAGTAACACAATCACATTGAGAAGTAATGTTTTGTTCAGCTTTTAAATAATGAGTTGTGTTCAAGCATTTCTTAAGAATTAGCATTGAATATATACCATTGCTTAATAAATTTTACAGCACGTTACAATTATCCCCCACAGTCCCTCAATATTACACCAATAATAAGTATCTGTCTGTCTATTTCTTCTCCCTTCAAAAACATTCCCCTCTGTTTCACAGATGCAAAACACCCTTTTTCTCAAATTGTCTAACTTACTTAATTACATTCAATCAAATTCAGAGCCATTGTTAGCTTAAAATTTGCTGCTTCTGCCTCATATGCAAAGAAGTACTCTTGTGCTTGAAGGCTTGTCAGCTTCTCCAGCTGTATGtcagtctaataaaagatattattttCCCCTACATTTCTTAAGGATTAGACTTTTAATTAAATACTAAAATCTGAGGAGGCTTGTAAAAACAGGATTGGAAGATAGAGAGCATGCACTATTTTTCCTCATCCTTCAAGGTTTTGCAAATGCTACATTCAGACTCATCTGGTCAGAGCATCTGCTTTAAAAATTGTTCTGTGTT from Apteryx mantelli isolate bAptMan1 chromosome 1, bAptMan1.hap1, whole genome shotgun sequence includes:
- the USP5 gene encoding ubiquitin carboxyl-terminal hydrolase 5 isoform X1, with the translated sequence MAELSEALLSVLPSIRLPKAGDRVHKDECAFSFDTPESDGGLYICMNTFLGFGKQYVEKHYQKTGQRVYLHLKRTRKPKEEDTNSSAGDPPRKKPTRLAIGVEGGFDITEEKFEYDEDVKIVIFPEHLDIPRDGLEGLPDMVRDRIASAVEAILTADSASRKQEVQAWDGEVRRISKHAFSLHQLQNDIRIPPCGWKCSKCDMRENLWLNMTDGAILCGRRYFDGSGGNNHAVEHYRETGYPLAVKLGTITPDGADVYSYDEDDMVLDPNLAEHLAHFGIDMLKMQKTDKTMTELEIDMNQRIGEWELIQESGVQLKPLYGPGYTGIRNLGNSCYLNSVMQVLFSIPDFQRKYVDKLEKIFQSAPSDPTQDFSTQVAKLGHGLLSGEYSKPASADGEQQPDQKGVQNGIAPRMFKSLIGKGHPEFSTNRQQDAQEFFLHFINMVERNCRSSENPNEVFRFLVEEKLKCLATEKVKYTQRVDYIMQLPVPMDAALNKDELLEYEEKKRQAEEEKQPLPELVRAKVPFSSCLEAYGAPEQVDDFWSTALQAKSVALKTTRFASFPDYLVIQIKKFTFGLDWVPKKLDVSIEMPEELDISALQGTGLQDGEEEMPDIAPPLVTPDEPKGSLGFYGNEDDDSFCSPHFSSPTSPMLDESVIIQLVEMGFPMDACRKAVYYTGNSGVEAAMNWVMSHMDDPDFANPLVLPGSSGPGSTIACPDPPSEDSVATIVSMGFSRDQAMKALRATNNSLERAVDWIFSHIDDLDAEAAMDISEGRSAAESISESIPVGPKVRDGPGKYQLFAFISHMGTSTMCGHYVCHIKKDGRWVIYNDQKVCASEKPPKDLGYIYFYQRIPS
- the USP5 gene encoding ubiquitin carboxyl-terminal hydrolase 5 isoform X2, with product MAELSEALLSVLPSIRLPKAGDRVHKDECAFSFDTPESDGGLYICMNTFLGFGKQYVEKHYQKTGQRVYLHLKRTRKPKEEDTNSSAGDPPRKKPTRLAIGVEGGFDITEEKFEYDEDVKIVIFPEHLDIPRDGLEGLPDMVRDRIASAVEAILTADSASRKQEVQAWDGEVRRISKHAFSLHQLQNDIRIPPCGWKCSKCDMRENLWLNMTDGAILCGRRYFDGSGGNNHAVEHYRETGYPLAVKLGTITPDGADVYSYDEDDMVLDPNLAEHLAHFGIDMLKMQKTDKTMTELEIDMNQRIGEWELIQESGVQLKPLYGPGYTGIRNLGNSCYLNSVMQVLFSIPDFQRKYVDKLEKIFQSAPSDPTQDFSTQVAKLGHGLLSGEYSKPASADGEQQPDQKGVQNGIAPRMFKSLIGKGHPEFSTNRQQDAQEFFLHFINMVERNCRSSENPNEVFRFLVEEKLKCLATEKVKYTQRVDYIMQLPVPMDAALNKDELLEYEEKKRQAEEEKQPLPELVRAKVPFSSCLEAYGAPEQVDDFWSTALQAKSVALKTTRFASFPDYLVIQIKKFTFGLDWVPKKLDVSIEMPEELDISALQGTGLQDGEEEMPDIAPPLVTPDEPKAPMLDESVIIQLVEMGFPMDACRKAVYYTGNSGVEAAMNWVMSHMDDPDFANPLVLPGSSGPGSTIACPDPPSEDSVATIVSMGFSRDQAMKALRATNNSLERAVDWIFSHIDDLDAEAAMDISEGRSAAESISESIPVGPKVRDGPGKYQLFAFISHMGTSTMCGHYVCHIKKDGRWVIYNDQKVCASEKPPKDLGYIYFYQRIPS